CAAGAAAATGGGCAATGCCATCTGGAAAACGGTGCATTTCAGTGTCCCCGGCTGGGACAAAAGTATTGTCAATTGAGCCATAATTGGTCGTAAACGTGGCATAAGTCTTATGGAAATCTGCCTTTGGTAGCAGCATGACCGTCAACCCGTTCGCAAGTTTAGTTTGGTAGCTCACTTCATTAAATTGCTCATATTTTTTTACTTGCATGCTGTCGCCCCACTTAAAAAGAACCCTCGGTTTAAGGTAACTAACTGCGCAACGGCCTGAATTTGGTCGCGCGTGACGGCCTTAATCTGGCGTAACCATTCCGCATCCGTCACCGTTTGTTGGGTTAAGTCATCAATCAAAGCCTGAATAGCAAACGTCCGCTGACTATCTAAACTTGATTCAAAATCATTAATCAAGCCGAGTTTCACTTGGTTCACCAACTCATCCGTAAAGTCCCCGGCTTGAATCGCCGTTAATTGGGCCGCAATAATAGCTAGGACTTGGTCATGGTTTTGCCCATCAATCCCGGCCTGCACCTTCATAACACCCCGAAAAGTATCTAATGAACTGCTGGCGTAATAAGCTAAACTGGCTTTTTCCCGCACGTTCATAAAGAGCTTGGATAACGGTGACCCACCAAATAGTTCATTAAAAACTAACGCCGCATAATAATGCTCATCACGATAAAAGACTGGGAAATCATAACCTAAGTTCAACTTAGCTTGGCTCAAAGCTTGCACTTCACTAGTTTCCACGTAAGTCCCCGTATTTTGGTGGCGATAAAAAGCGGCGGGTTTGGTCGTCACTGGTCGATCTTGAAACCCAACCGCTTGCCATTGCGCTAAGACGGCGGCCTCATCCAAATCACCC
This genomic window from Lactobacillus sp. CBA3606 contains:
- the yfmF gene encoding EF-P 5-aminopentanol modification-associated protein YfmF, coding for MQSQLAAGVQVTTVMSHQFKTNQIIVNFRTPINRATITQRALLANLLETSAADYPDQRALAHALAGMYGAAFGAGVSRKGPTHSLQLAITVPNERFLATEQPLTAQAIQFLQNVIFRPLAQAGHFDEPTFARQVTNLQASIKSVDDDKQYYAAQQLNAALFADDIAQQMPSYGTVADLATLTATGVYTYYQQLLATDQVDIIMMGDLDEAAVLAQWQAVGFQDRPVTTKPAAFYRHQNTGTYVETSEVQALSQAKLNLGYDFPVFYRDEHYYAALVFNELFGGSPLSKLFMNVREKASLAYYASSSLDTFRGVMKVQAGIDGQNHDQVLAIIAAQLTAIQAGDFTDELVNQVKLGLINDFESSLDSQRTFAIQALIDDLTQQTVTDAEWLRQIKAVTRDQIQAVAQLVTLNRGFFLSGATACK